In Oncorhynchus nerka isolate Pitt River linkage group LG21, Oner_Uvic_2.0, whole genome shotgun sequence, the following are encoded in one genomic region:
- the zfand2a gene encoding AN1-type zinc finger protein 2A isoform X1, whose translation MEFPDLGEHCSENSCKHLDFLPLRCDACEEIFCKDHITYANHKCMSSYKKDIQVPVCPLCNTPIPIKRGEMPDIKVGEHIDRDCQSDPAQNKRKIFTNKCSKGGCKQKEMIRVTCDQCHINYCLKHRHPLDHDCKPEDKPVSKSGFAAFMRSQGASSSSASTSGSRGSSRPVSNGNARTQSSRSAQAIYSPAPAMRPPPAQNVVPASASFQAGLTEEQALQRALEMSLAESARSTVQQPTLSPQEQEDLALAQALAASEEEYRRQQRRQQERESSKQSSCSLS comes from the exons ATGGAGTTTCCAGATCTAGGCGAGCATTGCTCTGAAAACTCCTGCAAGcatctgg ATTTCCTACCATTGAGATGTGATGCCTGTGAAGAGATTTTTTGTAAAGACCACATAACCTATGCAAATCACAAATGCATGTCATCCTACAAGAAG GATATCCAGGTCCCCGTGTGTCCTCTGTGCAACACCCCGATCCCCATCAAGAGAGGGGAAATGCCAGACATCAAGGTTGGGGAGCACATTGATCGCGATTGCCAGTCGGACCCTGCTCAGAACAAGAGAAAG ATATTTACAAACAAATGCTCGAAAGGAGGCTGCAAGCAGAAAGAAATGATCCGAGTGACATGTGACCAGTGCCACATTAATTATTGTCTTAAACACCGACATCCACTAGACCATGACTGTAAGCCTGAAGACAAACCAGTCTCCAAATCTGG ATTCGCTGCTTTCATGCGGTCCCAAGGAGCATCCTCTAGCAGTGCCTCCACTTCAGGCAGTAGAGGAAGTTCTAGGCCTGTTTCTAATGGGAATGCTAGGACCCAAAGTAGTCG CAGTGCTCAGGCCATTTATAGTCCAGCTCCGGCCATGCGGCCCCCTCCAGCACAGAATGTAGTACCTGCTTCGGCATCCTTTCAGGCTGGCCTG actgaggagcaggccttACAAAGAGCGCTGGAGATGTCCTTGGCTGAGTCGGCTCGCAGCACAGTCCAACAGCCAACGCTCAG CCCTCAGGAGCAGGAGGATCTGGCTCTGGCTCAGGCCCTTGCTGCTAGTGAAGAAGAGTACAGACGCCAGCAGCGGAGACAACAG GAGAGAGAGTCCTCCAAGCAGTCTTCCTGCAGCCTATCATAA
- the zfand2a gene encoding AN1-type zinc finger protein 2A isoform X2 — MEFPDLGEHCSENSCKHLDFLPLRCDACEEIFCKDHITYANHKCMSSYKKDIQVPVCPLCNTPIPIKRGEMPDIKVGEHIDRDCQSDPAQNKRKIFTNKCSKGGCKQKEMIRVTCDQCHINYCLKHRHPLDHDCKPEDKPVSKSGFAAFMRSQGASSSSASTSGSRGSSRPVSNGNARTQSSRSAQAIYSPAPAMRPPPAQNVVPASASFQAGLTEEQALQRALEMSLAESARSTVQQPTLSPQEQEDLALAQALAASEEEYRRQQRRQQVSRKLRHQ; from the exons ATGGAGTTTCCAGATCTAGGCGAGCATTGCTCTGAAAACTCCTGCAAGcatctgg ATTTCCTACCATTGAGATGTGATGCCTGTGAAGAGATTTTTTGTAAAGACCACATAACCTATGCAAATCACAAATGCATGTCATCCTACAAGAAG GATATCCAGGTCCCCGTGTGTCCTCTGTGCAACACCCCGATCCCCATCAAGAGAGGGGAAATGCCAGACATCAAGGTTGGGGAGCACATTGATCGCGATTGCCAGTCGGACCCTGCTCAGAACAAGAGAAAG ATATTTACAAACAAATGCTCGAAAGGAGGCTGCAAGCAGAAAGAAATGATCCGAGTGACATGTGACCAGTGCCACATTAATTATTGTCTTAAACACCGACATCCACTAGACCATGACTGTAAGCCTGAAGACAAACCAGTCTCCAAATCTGG ATTCGCTGCTTTCATGCGGTCCCAAGGAGCATCCTCTAGCAGTGCCTCCACTTCAGGCAGTAGAGGAAGTTCTAGGCCTGTTTCTAATGGGAATGCTAGGACCCAAAGTAGTCG CAGTGCTCAGGCCATTTATAGTCCAGCTCCGGCCATGCGGCCCCCTCCAGCACAGAATGTAGTACCTGCTTCGGCATCCTTTCAGGCTGGCCTG actgaggagcaggccttACAAAGAGCGCTGGAGATGTCCTTGGCTGAGTCGGCTCGCAGCACAGTCCAACAGCCAACGCTCAG CCCTCAGGAGCAGGAGGATCTGGCTCTGGCTCAGGCCCTTGCTGCTAGTGAAGAAGAGTACAGACGCCAGCAGCGGAGACAACAGGTATCCAGAAAACTTAGGCATCAGTAG
- the galr2b gene encoding LOW QUALITY PROTEIN: galanin receptor 2b (The sequence of the model RefSeq protein was modified relative to this genomic sequence to represent the inferred CDS: inserted 1 base in 1 codon) — MSDLEDFSKTAGHWNTSDSYQLNPTSVIVPVVFSLIFLLGTIGNSLVLAVLLRSGQVGYNTTNLFILNLSVADFFFIIFCVPFQATIYSLEGWVFGSFMCKVVHFFINLTMYASSFTXAAVSVDRYLAIRYPLRSRELRTPCNAVVAMVVIWGLSLIFAGPYLSYYDLIDYANSNVCVPGWEEYNRKVLDTCTFVFGYVIPVLIVSLSYTRTIKYLWTAVDPLDGMSESKRAKRKVTKMIIIVTVLFCLCWLPYHVVILCYLYGDFPFNQTTYAFRILSHCMAYANSCLNPIVYALVSKHFRKGFKKVFSCILSKNGRNKVHVVHVANTVPGFQAGSTEVSQMNEDNVRQNDCEMSSRPIAEPREATISHFQKQS, encoded by the exons ATGTCCGATCTGGAAGACTTCAGCAAAACAGCAGGGCACTGGAACACATCGGACAGCTACCAGCTGAATCCCACCAGTGTGATCGTGCCCGTGGTGTTCTCGCTCATATTCCTGCTGGGCACTATTGGGAACAGTCTGGTCCTGGCCGTCCTCCTCCGCAGCGGCCAGGTGGGATACAACACCACCAACCTGTTCATCCTCAACCTCAGCGTGGCTGACTTCTTCTTCATCATCTTCTGCGTGCCTTTCCAAGCCACCATCTACTCCCTGGAGGGCTGGGTGTTCGGCTCCTTCATGTGCAAGGTGGTCCACTTCTTCATCAACCTCACCATGTACGCCAGCAGCTTCA CTGCCGCCGTCTCGGTCGACAG GTATCTGGCCATTCGCTACCCTCTTCGCTCTAGAGAGTTGAGAACGCCCTGTAATGCCGTGGTTGCCATGGTAGTCATCTGGGGACTATCATTGATCTTCGCAGGACCGTATTTGAGCTACTACGACCTCATAGACTACGCCAACAGTAACGTTTGTGTTCCAGGTTGGGAGGAGTACAACCGCAAGGTGCTGGACACTTGCACCTTTGTGTTTGGTTACGTGATCCCTGTGCTCATCGTGAGCCTGTCCTACACCAGAACCATCAAGTACCTGTGGACTGCTGTGGACCCTCTGGATGGGATGTCAGAGTCCAAGAGGGCTAAGCGCAAAGTCACCAAAATGATCATCATCGTCACAGTGCTCTTCTGCTTATGCTGGCTGCCCTATCATGTGGTGATCCTATGCTATCTGTACGGAGACTTCCCCTTCAACCAGACCACATACGCATTCAGGATCCTCTCTCACTGCATGGCCTACGCCAACTCCTGCCTCAACCCCATTGTGTACGCCTTGGTGTCCAAGCACTTTCGGAAAGGTTTCAAGAAGGTGTTCAGCTGCATTCTCAGTAAGAACGGCAGGAACAAAGTGCATGTGGTACATGTAGCCAACACAGTGCCTGGGTTCCAGGCGGGGTCCACAGAAGTGTCACAAATGAATGAGGACAATGTACGACAAAATGACTGTGAGATGAGCAGCCGGCCCATCGCCGAGCCGAGAGAAGCAACTATAAGCCATTTCCAGAAACAGTCTTGA